One genomic window of [Limnothrix rosea] IAM M-220 includes the following:
- the glyS gene encoding glycine--tRNA ligase subunit beta — protein sequence MATYLIEVGTEELPADFVASAIAQLQTRVTESLGEQFLTPNAIEVYGTPRRLAVLLKGLPEKQADREEEIKGPPASAAFREGQPTKAAEGFARKQGVAVEDLEVRPTPKGDFVFVQKTTLGRETKGILQELVLGWFTALEGRRFMRWADGDLRFPRPWRWLVSLWNEEILPLEITIGSDTLTAGRQSRGHRVLCKNDVVIDSAENYQTILRDAFVEVDPAERRGVIEKAIAQAAASINGSADIPADLLDEVINLVEYPTAVVGNVEEEFLELPVEVITTVMVTHQRYFAVNNPDNPTELLPKFITISNGDPAKADIIAAGNERVIRARLADGQFFYKADCDDHLDTYLPQLETMTFQKELGTMREKVDRIMQMSQQIAEQLDCSEAEKEAIASTAMLCKADLMTQMVYEFPELQGIMGQKYAVVSGESEEVATGIFEHYLPRGADDIMPKTLTGQVVGMGDRLDTLVSIFGLGMLPTGSSDPFALRRAANAVINVTWDAQLGINLADLLAQGAKAFVTAHSDKESPLENLQKFFIQRIQTLLQDEKGIDYDLVNAVLGDDSEYTERALTDLLDVGDRAEFLQSIRNDGQLEKIYPTVNRSAKLAKKGDLDTTSLNPVSLVNPDKFEQKSEQELYDGLVKLVPTTEAAQAERNYQKLVDGLTELAPTVERFFDGEDSVLVMAEDPEVKANRLNLLGLLRNHARVLADFGAIVKQ from the coding sequence ATGGCAACTTACCTCATTGAAGTTGGTACAGAAGAGCTTCCCGCTGATTTTGTCGCGTCGGCGATCGCCCAATTACAGACTCGCGTGACCGAGAGTTTGGGTGAGCAGTTTCTAACCCCAAATGCCATTGAGGTCTATGGTACGCCCCGTCGTCTTGCCGTTTTGCTCAAGGGTTTGCCAGAGAAACAAGCAGACCGCGAAGAAGAAATTAAAGGCCCCCCCGCATCGGCAGCATTCAGAGAGGGTCAGCCCACTAAAGCGGCAGAAGGTTTTGCGCGGAAACAAGGGGTTGCTGTCGAGGATTTGGAAGTACGTCCTACCCCGAAAGGTGATTTTGTCTTTGTCCAGAAAACAACCCTTGGTCGGGAAACAAAAGGTATTTTACAAGAGTTGGTTTTAGGCTGGTTTACAGCTTTAGAAGGTCGTCGCTTTATGCGGTGGGCGGATGGTGATTTGCGTTTTCCCCGCCCTTGGCGGTGGCTCGTTTCCCTGTGGAATGAGGAAATTTTGCCCCTCGAAATCACAATTGGTTCCGATACTTTAACCGCCGGTCGCCAATCCCGTGGTCACCGCGTGCTCTGCAAAAATGATGTGGTGATCGATAGTGCAGAAAATTATCAAACCATCTTGCGGGATGCCTTTGTTGAAGTTGACCCAGCAGAACGCCGTGGTGTCATCGAAAAGGCGATCGCCCAAGCGGCAGCCAGTATTAATGGCAGTGCAGACATTCCCGCAGATTTGTTAGATGAAGTGATTAACCTCGTGGAATATCCCACAGCTGTGGTGGGTAATGTTGAGGAAGAATTTTTAGAGTTGCCCGTTGAAGTGATTACGACGGTGATGGTGACGCACCAGCGCTATTTCGCGGTAAATAATCCTGATAATCCCACCGAATTGTTACCGAAATTTATCACCATTTCCAATGGCGATCCTGCCAAAGCTGACATTATTGCAGCGGGTAATGAGCGGGTGATTCGGGCAAGGTTAGCGGACGGCCAATTTTTCTATAAAGCCGACTGCGACGACCATCTCGATACCTATTTACCCCAGCTGGAAACCATGACTTTCCAAAAGGAATTGGGGACGATGCGCGAAAAGGTAGACCGCATTATGCAAATGTCCCAGCAAATCGCGGAACAACTGGATTGTTCTGAGGCAGAGAAAGAGGCGATCGCCAGCACGGCGATGTTGTGTAAGGCGGATCTGATGACGCAAATGGTCTATGAATTTCCCGAATTGCAGGGAATTATGGGTCAAAAATATGCGGTGGTTAGTGGCGAATCGGAAGAAGTTGCCACAGGTATTTTTGAGCATTATCTTCCCCGTGGCGCAGACGATATCATGCCCAAAACTTTGACAGGTCAGGTCGTGGGAATGGGCGATCGCCTCGATACTTTGGTGAGTATTTTCGGCTTGGGAATGTTACCCACAGGCTCGTCTGATCCCTTTGCCTTGCGTCGGGCGGCCAATGCAGTCATTAATGTCACTTGGGATGCCCAACTCGGTATCAACTTGGCGGATTTATTAGCCCAAGGTGCAAAGGCCTTTGTGACGGCTCACTCCGATAAGGAATCTCCTTTAGAAAATCTCCAAAAATTCTTTATCCAGCGCATTCAAACCCTCCTCCAAGACGAAAAAGGCATCGACTATGACCTTGTAAATGCAGTCTTGGGTGATGATTCTGAATATACTGAACGGGCTTTAACTGATTTACTCGATGTCGGCGATCGCGCAGAATTTTTGCAGAGTATCCGCAACGATGGACAACTCGAAAAGATTTATCCCACCGTCAACCGTTCTGCCAAACTCGCGAAAAAAGGCGACCTTGATACCACTAGCTTGAATCCAGTCAGCCTAGTCAATCCCGATAAATTCGAGCAAAAATCTGAGCAAGAACTCTATGATGGCCTCGTAAAACTTGTGCCCACCACTGAAGCGGCTCAGGCAGAACGCAACTATCAAAAGCTTGTCGATGGTTTAACGGAACTTGCACCAACAGTTGAGCGTTTCTTTGATGGGGAAGACAGCGTTCTCGTTATGGCAGAAGATCCGGAAGTGAAAGCAAATCGTCTAAATCTCCTCGGTCTACTTCGCAACCATGCCCGTGTGCTCGCTGATTTTGGGGCGATTGTAAAACAGTGA
- a CDS encoding CHASE2 domain-containing protein: MALNRHKVKRFWQNYQDNILLAIALILLTGVVLESRRRGGFEQLELQVYDRMLRQQPELASDDRLVLVEINEEDLRQQERWPFTDEVYAEVLENIQAAEPAVIGLDVYRDFPVEPGYSRLVEQFKKPNLIAIRNLDVLTGTPAPPAVVPEQQGFNDFTLDPDGVLRRALLYATGSDGMTLPSFALSIAMLYLYEAEGISPQASEIDPQYLQLGEATFFPLETDSGGYQTVDARGYQMLFHYRDRSLMLPTITFTDVWLNEFDPQLLKDKIVLIGSTAPSLKDLVISPFSLGSSEGSKMNGVVAHAQVLSYILDTAMGGRSQFRFWQEWQETVWVVVWLTSGAVIGWWLRHPIAIVGGLLFGIVGTGGIGYLFLQNFVWIPVAAPMVSFLVAMGFVIVYQSYQDFRQQKMVMTLLGQNTSPAIADALWEERSELLNSGHLPGRSLTATMLFLDVRGFSTISETMSPPALLDWLNDVLEMVTHEVQSRNGIINKFTGDGIVAIFGVPVPRETPEAIAQDAQACVSAALAIAEKLEPINQTFSEKNLPQVRLRVGIFTGEVVAGSLGGKDRMEYGVIGDSVNTASRLESCAKERQPVDCRILIAEATEQYLDQKFDLEPWGPIPLKGKVEVVQVFRVLTPAEKPVSTTVTTG, encoded by the coding sequence ATGGCTCTCAATCGGCATAAAGTCAAACGCTTTTGGCAAAATTATCAAGATAATATTTTGCTGGCGATCGCCCTCATTTTACTGACCGGTGTTGTTCTAGAAAGCCGTCGTCGCGGTGGCTTTGAGCAGCTAGAGTTGCAAGTGTATGACCGTATGCTGCGCCAACAGCCTGAACTGGCTTCCGATGATCGATTGGTGTTGGTGGAAATTAATGAAGAAGATTTACGGCAACAGGAACGTTGGCCCTTTACGGATGAAGTCTATGCCGAAGTGCTCGAAAATATTCAAGCTGCTGAACCCGCCGTTATTGGTTTAGATGTTTATCGCGATTTTCCCGTAGAACCCGGCTATAGCCGCTTGGTCGAGCAATTTAAAAAGCCAAATCTCATTGCCATCCGTAATCTTGATGTTTTAACCGGGACACCTGCCCCCCCTGCTGTTGTGCCGGAACAGCAAGGATTTAATGATTTTACCCTTGACCCCGATGGGGTGTTACGTCGTGCTTTGCTCTATGCAACGGGTTCCGATGGCATGACTTTACCGTCTTTTGCCCTCAGTATTGCCATGCTGTACCTCTATGAGGCAGAGGGTATTAGTCCCCAAGCTAGTGAGATTGACCCCCAATATTTGCAGTTGGGCGAAGCGACCTTTTTTCCTCTGGAGACTGACAGTGGTGGCTATCAGACGGTGGATGCCCGTGGTTATCAAATGTTGTTTCATTACCGTGATCGCTCGTTGATGTTGCCGACTATTACCTTTACCGATGTGTGGCTGAATGAATTTGACCCGCAACTGTTGAAGGACAAAATTGTCCTTATTGGTAGTACGGCTCCTAGCCTGAAAGATTTGGTGATTTCGCCGTTTTCCCTTGGTAGTAGCGAGGGCAGCAAAATGAATGGGGTTGTGGCTCATGCTCAGGTGCTTAGCTATATTCTTGATACTGCTATGGGGGGGCGATCGCAGTTCCGTTTTTGGCAGGAATGGCAAGAGACTGTGTGGGTTGTGGTTTGGCTGACTAGTGGTGCGGTGATTGGCTGGTGGTTAAGGCATCCTATTGCCATTGTTGGGGGGTTGTTGTTTGGTATTGTCGGGACTGGGGGGATTGGTTATCTGTTTTTGCAAAATTTTGTTTGGATTCCTGTAGCAGCGCCCATGGTGAGTTTTCTTGTCGCGATGGGTTTTGTGATCGTCTATCAGTCCTACCAAGATTTCCGCCAGCAGAAAATGGTGATGACTTTGTTGGGGCAGAATACGTCGCCGGCGATCGCCGATGCTTTGTGGGAGGAGCGTTCAGAACTATTAAACTCTGGACATTTGCCGGGTCGTTCGCTTACGGCCACGATGCTGTTTTTAGATGTGCGGGGTTTTAGTACGATTTCTGAAACGATGTCGCCTCCGGCGCTATTGGATTGGCTAAATGATGTGCTTGAGATGGTGACCCACGAAGTCCAAAGCCGTAATGGCATTATCAATAAATTTACTGGTGATGGGATTGTGGCGATTTTCGGTGTGCCTGTCCCAAGGGAAACGCCGGAAGCGATCGCCCAAGATGCCCAAGCTTGTGTGTCTGCTGCTCTGGCGATCGCCGAAAAACTAGAACCCATTAATCAAACCTTTAGCGAGAAAAATTTACCCCAAGTGCGTCTGCGCGTGGGCATCTTTACCGGAGAAGTGGTTGCCGGCAGTTTAGGAGGGAAAGACCGCATGGAGTATGGCGTGATTGGCGATAGTGTGAATACCGCTTCCCGTCTAGAATCCTGCGCGAAAGAACGGCAGCCCGTCGATTGTCGTATCCTGATCGCCGAAGCAACGGAGCAATATCTCGACCAGAAATTTGATCTAGAGCCTTGGGGGCCTATTCCATTAAAAGGGAAAGTCGAAGTTGTGCAAGTTTTTCGGGTGCTGACTCCTGCGGAAAAGCCTGTTTCGACAACAGTGACTACTGGTTAA
- a CDS encoding Uma2 family endonuclease, which produces MIALTEHSRMTTEEYLEFEKNSRIKHEYIDGEVYAMAGTSKVHNTISLNLAILLRGKLRGSPCQTYMADVKVSVTNNRRFFYPDLVVACNENDDEDNYYIRSPKVIMEVLSDSTASFDRGEKFGFYRSIPSLQEYILINSDTYLVECFRRQKEDIWLFQTYSGLEAIAEFPALDIDASLTEIYESITFATEPEDSTQI; this is translated from the coding sequence ATGATTGCTCTAACCGAACATTCTCGGATGACCACAGAAGAATATCTGGAGTTCGAAAAAAACAGCAGGATTAAACATGAATATATCGATGGTGAAGTCTATGCGATGGCTGGCACTAGCAAAGTGCACAATACCATTAGTCTAAATCTTGCAATATTGCTAAGGGGAAAGCTGCGAGGTTCACCTTGCCAAACCTATATGGCGGATGTGAAAGTTTCGGTCACAAACAATCGCCGTTTTTTCTATCCAGATCTTGTTGTTGCCTGCAACGAGAATGACGATGAAGATAATTACTATATTCGTTCTCCAAAAGTGATCATGGAAGTCTTATCAGATTCCACCGCATCCTTTGACCGTGGCGAAAAATTTGGATTCTATCGCAGTATCCCAAGCCTGCAAGAATATATCCTCATCAACTCCGACACCTATTTAGTGGAATGCTTTCGCCGTCAAAAAGAAGACATTTGGCTATTTCAAACTTACAGCGGCTTAGAGGCGATCGCCGAATTTCCAGCCCTTGACATTGATGCATCATTAACTGAGATTTACGAGAGCATCACCTTTGCTACAGAACCAGAAGATTCAACTCAAATTTAA
- a CDS encoding GNAT family N-acetyltransferase, whose product MGNLSRPEKLNIHHDLSSFCSGVDSLDQWLKTRASKNEQQNASRTYVVCDETQVVGYYCLAAGAIATKLATGKVKRNMPNPIPVMIIGRLAIDQNWQGQGLGKALLRDAILRVLQAADIAGVRAVLVHAISEQAKHFYEACGFAASPIEPMTLMITVGDARKALES is encoded by the coding sequence ATGGGGAATTTATCGCGACCCGAAAAACTGAATATTCACCATGACCTCAGTTCTTTTTGTTCTGGGGTTGATTCATTAGATCAGTGGCTGAAAACACGCGCTAGTAAAAATGAGCAACAGAATGCTTCACGAACCTACGTCGTTTGTGATGAAACTCAAGTAGTTGGCTATTACTGTCTAGCAGCAGGGGCGATCGCCACGAAACTAGCAACGGGAAAAGTGAAGCGCAATATGCCGAATCCGATTCCGGTCATGATTATTGGACGCTTAGCAATTGATCAAAACTGGCAAGGTCAAGGATTAGGAAAAGCACTACTGAGAGATGCAATTCTAAGGGTTTTACAAGCTGCTGATATTGCCGGAGTCAGAGCAGTTTTAGTACACGCAATTTCAGAACAGGCAAAACATTTCTATGAAGCTTGTGGGTTTGCGGCATCTCCTATTGAACCGATGACGCTCATGATCACAGTTGGTGATGCCCGTAAAGCTTTGGAGTCATAG